The Persephonella sp. IF05-L8 genome contains a region encoding:
- the katG gene encoding catalase/peroxidase HPI — MNTKRWITDWFPERLNLKPLRQNCSSSNPYGEGLNYVKEFQQIDYFQLKKDLEKLMTTSQEWWPADFGHYGPLFIRLAWHSAGSYRVFDGRGGARSGSIRFPLRIDWPDNINLDKALRLLWPIKKKYGKQLSWADLIILAGNVALETMGVKTVGFAGGREDIWEPDESVDWGPEHEMLSGKERYKDGKLEKPYAATEMGLIYVNPEGPEGKPDPVASAKQIREAFGRMGMNDEETVALIAGGHAFGKCHGAGPDKYLGPPPDAAPVEQQGLGWKYNYKTGKGADTFTSGFELVWSLTPTRFGIYFLKFLFEYEWELTKSPAGKYQWVAKDAPEMLPDAHDPYKKHKPMMLTSDLALRFDPEYEKISRYFLENPDEFEKAFALAWYKLTHRDMGPKSCYFGPEVPEETYIWQDPLPERDYELIDEKDIKVLKEKILSSGLEVPELVYTAWTSASTYRDTDRRGGANGGRIRLSPFKNWEINRSEKLKKVLSVYEKIKNEFDTDKKKVSIADLIVLGGCAAIEKAAEEAGFKITVPFNPGRVDARQEDIEEKFYKAIEPFADGFINYIKDPSKAKAEELLVDKANLLTLTVPEMVVLIGGLRVLGAVYRFDGTGVLTEKAGTLTNDFFVNLLDMNTEWKPVDKNHYLFEGHDRKSGKQKWKATRVDLIIGHHNELRAVAEVYASDKEKFISDFIKAWNKVMNLDRFDLKFQN; from the coding sequence ATGAATACAAAAAGATGGATTACAGATTGGTTTCCAGAAAGGTTAAATCTAAAACCTTTAAGACAGAACTGTTCAAGTTCAAATCCTTACGGAGAAGGTCTTAACTATGTAAAGGAGTTTCAGCAGATTGATTATTTCCAGCTAAAGAAAGATTTAGAAAAACTGATGACCACATCTCAGGAATGGTGGCCTGCAGATTTTGGACATTATGGTCCTCTTTTTATAAGACTGGCTTGGCATAGTGCAGGAAGTTACAGGGTTTTTGATGGTAGAGGTGGAGCAAGGTCAGGTTCTATAAGATTTCCTTTGAGAATAGACTGGCCAGACAATATAAATCTGGATAAAGCATTAAGACTTTTATGGCCAATAAAGAAAAAATACGGCAAACAACTATCTTGGGCAGACCTTATTATTCTCGCAGGAAATGTCGCCCTTGAGACTATGGGAGTTAAAACTGTTGGCTTCGCAGGAGGAAGAGAGGATATCTGGGAACCAGATGAGAGTGTAGACTGGGGACCTGAACATGAAATGCTTTCAGGAAAAGAAAGATACAAAGACGGAAAACTTGAAAAACCATATGCAGCTACAGAGATGGGTCTTATTTATGTAAATCCTGAAGGACCTGAAGGAAAACCCGACCCTGTTGCATCAGCAAAACAGATAAGAGAAGCTTTTGGTAGGATGGGGATGAATGATGAGGAAACTGTGGCATTAATTGCAGGTGGACATGCATTTGGAAAGTGTCACGGTGCAGGCCCTGATAAGTATTTAGGCCCTCCTCCAGATGCTGCACCTGTTGAACAACAGGGATTAGGTTGGAAGTATAACTATAAGACAGGGAAAGGAGCTGACACATTTACCTCTGGATTTGAGCTTGTCTGGTCTCTCACACCAACAAGGTTCGGTATATACTTTTTGAAGTTTTTATTTGAGTATGAATGGGAGCTTACAAAAAGCCCTGCAGGAAAGTACCAGTGGGTTGCAAAAGATGCCCCTGAAATGCTTCCAGATGCCCACGACCCCTACAAAAAGCACAAACCTATGATGTTGACTTCTGACCTTGCCCTAAGATTTGACCCTGAATATGAAAAAATCTCAAGATACTTCCTTGAAAATCCAGATGAGTTTGAAAAAGCTTTTGCACTTGCGTGGTATAAGCTAACCCACAGGGACATGGGCCCAAAAAGCTGTTATTTTGGGCCAGAAGTTCCAGAGGAAACATATATATGGCAAGACCCTTTGCCTGAAAGAGATTACGAACTGATAGATGAAAAAGATATAAAAGTCCTAAAAGAAAAAATTTTATCCTCAGGATTAGAGGTTCCTGAGCTTGTTTATACAGCATGGACTTCAGCTTCTACATACAGAGATACTGACAGAAGAGGTGGGGCAAACGGCGGAAGAATTCGTTTATCTCCTTTCAAAAATTGGGAAATAAACCGTTCAGAAAAACTCAAAAAAGTGTTATCCGTTTATGAAAAGATAAAAAATGAGTTTGATACTGATAAGAAAAAGGTATCAATAGCTGACCTTATAGTTTTAGGTGGCTGTGCAGCCATAGAAAAAGCCGCTGAAGAAGCTGGATTTAAAATAACTGTTCCTTTTAATCCAGGAAGAGTAGACGCAAGACAAGAAGATATAGAGGAAAAATTTTATAAAGCTATAGAACCATTTGCAGACGGATTTATAAACTATATAAAAGACCCTTCAAAAGCAAAAGCCGAAGAACTTTTAGTTGATAAAGCTAATCTGCTTACTTTAACAGTGCCAGAGATGGTGGTTTTAATAGGAGGATTGAGAGTTTTAGGAGCTGTTTATAGATTTGACGGCACAGGTGTGTTAACAGAAAAGGCAGGCACTTTAACAAATGATTTCTTTGTTAACCTTCTTGATATGAATACAGAGTGGAAGCCTGTAGATAAAAACCATTATCTATTTGAAGGACATGACAGAAAGTCAGGTAAGCAAAAATGGAAAGCCACAAGGGTTGACCTGATAATAGGACACCACAACGAACTTCGTGCTGTAGCTGAGGTTTATGCATCAGATAAAGAAAAATTTATATCTGATTTTATAAAAGCATGGAACAAAGTTATGAACCTTGATAGATTTGATTTAAAGTTCCAAAATTAA
- a CDS encoding argininosuccinate synthase, which produces MKKRVILAYSGGLDTSVIVRWLTDKGFEVITYTADVGQGEELDEIPEKAKASGAVEAIVDDIKEEFAREYCLPLMRSGALYENRYTLLSALSRPLISKKIVELAHKYDAHYVAHGSTGKGNDQVRFETSVWALDPDIEVLAPVRDWEFKSRDEEIEYAKKHGIPVRATKEKPYSYDRNLWGVAIEAGPLEDIWQEPPEDAFEITVNPQNAPDTPEYIEIEFEKGVPVAINGKKYDQLWQLIWDLNEIAGKHGVGRIDMVENRLVGIKSREVYESPAGLILIKAYDEIESLVLDRFTYHYKLTHVAQPYADLVYNGLWFSKLREALDAFTSEIAQLVNGVVRFKLYKGNAQIVGRKSPNGLYFEKLATYSPEDEFDHKAGEYFTKVWGLPLKVFARANRRK; this is translated from the coding sequence TTGAAAAAGAGAGTAATTTTAGCTTATTCAGGAGGACTTGATACTTCTGTTATTGTTAGATGGCTTACAGATAAAGGATTTGAGGTAATCACCTATACTGCAGATGTTGGTCAGGGGGAAGAATTAGACGAAATTCCGGAAAAAGCAAAAGCCTCAGGAGCCGTTGAAGCAATAGTAGATGATATCAAGGAAGAATTTGCAAGGGAATACTGCCTTCCTCTTATGAGAAGTGGGGCTTTATATGAAAATAGATACACATTGCTTTCAGCATTATCAAGACCACTTATATCAAAAAAAATTGTTGAACTGGCACACAAATATGATGCCCATTATGTAGCCCATGGCTCTACAGGAAAAGGAAATGACCAGGTTAGATTTGAAACATCAGTATGGGCACTTGACCCTGACATCGAAGTTCTTGCACCTGTAAGGGACTGGGAATTCAAATCAAGGGATGAAGAGATAGAGTATGCAAAAAAACATGGAATTCCTGTAAGGGCAACAAAGGAAAAACCTTACTCTTATGACAGAAACCTCTGGGGTGTTGCAATAGAGGCAGGACCCCTTGAGGATATATGGCAGGAACCTCCGGAAGATGCGTTTGAAATCACAGTAAATCCTCAAAATGCACCTGACACTCCAGAATATATAGAAATAGAATTTGAAAAAGGTGTGCCTGTTGCCATTAATGGCAAAAAATATGACCAGCTGTGGCAGTTAATCTGGGATTTAAATGAGATAGCAGGTAAACACGGCGTTGGCAGAATAGATATGGTTGAAAATAGACTTGTTGGAATAAAATCAAGGGAGGTTTATGAAAGTCCAGCAGGACTTATTCTGATAAAAGCCTATGATGAGATAGAAAGTCTTGTTTTAGATAGATTTACATACCACTACAAACTTACCCATGTGGCACAGCCTTATGCAGACCTTGTTTACAACGGTCTGTGGTTTTCAAAACTTAGAGAAGCATTAGACGCATTCACCTCAGAAATAGCCCAGCTTGTAAACGGCGTAGTCAGATTTAAATTGTATAAAGGAAATGCACAGATTGTTGGAAGAAAATCTCCAAACGGACTTTACTTTGAAAAACTGGCTACATATAGCCCTGAAGATGAGTTTGACCACAAAGCAGGTGAATACTTTACAAAGGTGTGGGGATTACCTCTAAAAGTATTTGCAAGAGCAAACAGGAGGAAATGA
- a CDS encoding tetratricopeptide repeat protein, whose product MVEDIIKVLEKGDISTALKEVREKPFPENLLAEGIIYYHTGNIEKAKRLLQKYIDSGGENSEAYYYLGNIFIEERNFKKAVIYLKKAIKIKEKPEYFNDLGFAFFSLGDYENAIKNYNKAIELNPDNPVFYYNRALAYRKSGDLEKAIKDYNRAIALNPDDPDYYYNLGIVYRLTGNPEKAVSSYQKAIKLNPENENYWNNLGNAYYDIGEYQKAIEAYKKAVEINPSYFLGWQNLANTYLDIGDYENAIKAFKKALKLDKYCADCYMDMGIAYKELGEYEKALKAYDKAVEIDKSLKATAIYNKACLFASKGENQKAKEYLKKAFELDLSLKEFAKEDKDVKHLL is encoded by the coding sequence ATGGTTGAGGATATTATCAAAGTTTTAGAAAAAGGGGATATAAGTACTGCCTTAAAAGAAGTTAGAGAAAAGCCTTTTCCTGAAAATCTACTTGCTGAAGGAATTATTTACTACCATACCGGAAATATAGAAAAGGCAAAGCGATTACTTCAAAAATATATAGATTCAGGGGGAGAAAATTCTGAGGCTTACTACTATCTGGGGAATATTTTTATTGAGGAAAGAAATTTTAAAAAGGCAGTAATATATCTAAAAAAAGCTATAAAAATTAAGGAAAAGCCTGAGTATTTTAATGATTTAGGATTTGCTTTTTTCAGTTTAGGGGATTATGAAAATGCAATAAAAAATTACAATAAAGCAATTGAGTTAAACCCTGATAACCCTGTTTTTTATTACAACAGAGCACTTGCATACAGAAAATCAGGAGACTTGGAAAAAGCCATAAAAGATTATAACCGGGCAATAGCACTTAATCCTGATGACCCTGATTACTACTACAATCTGGGTATTGTTTATAGACTGACAGGAAACCCTGAAAAAGCAGTATCAAGCTATCAAAAAGCAATAAAACTTAATCCTGAAAATGAGAATTACTGGAACAATCTGGGAAATGCTTATTATGATATAGGAGAATACCAGAAAGCTATAGAAGCTTATAAAAAAGCAGTTGAGATAAATCCCTCATACTTCCTTGGCTGGCAAAATCTGGCAAATACATATCTGGATATAGGGGATTATGAAAATGCTATAAAAGCTTTTAAAAAAGCTCTAAAGTTAGACAAATACTGTGCAGACTGTTATATGGACATGGGAATTGCATATAAGGAACTTGGGGAGTATGAAAAGGCATTAAAAGCCTATGATAAAGCAGTTGAAATAGATAAATCCCTTAAAGCAACAGCAATTTATAATAAAGCCTGTCTTTTTGCTTCAAAGGGTGAAAATCAAAAGGCAAAGGAGTATTTAAAAAAAGCCTTTGAACTGGATTTATCCCTAAAGGAGTTTGCAAAGGAAGATAAAGACGTTAAACATCTTTTATAA
- the valS gene encoding valine--tRNA ligase codes for MSLGEYNPTEIEEKWYGEWLKSALFTPDIESDKEPFVVVMPPPNVTGSLHIGHALNMTLQDISVRYKRMKGYNTLWLPGFDHAGIATQWVVTRQLEEKGINKFDLGREKFIEKVWEWVPVARDTIKKQIEKIGASCDWTRQRFTLDEGFARAVREAFSKLYSEGLIFKAPYIVNWDPKDRTAISDLEVEYKEEKGNLWYIKYPVVDENGQETGEYIVVATTRPETMLGDTAVAVHPEDERYKHLIGKKVKLPLAPEKRTTWDGNEVSNLIPIIADDYVDPEYGTGAVKITPAHDPNDFEVGQRHNLPMVIVMDEAAVMNENAGKYKGLDRYEARKQIVKDLENLGLLEKVEDIIHNVGHSQRSGAVVEPYLSVQWFVNTRELAKAAIKVVEEGDIKFIPENWTKTYLNWMYEIRDWCISRQIWWGHRIPVWYCQECGEVNVFSDEIFVSIPEKVIFNMYGDTRISQIFSFEEVKNYLYGKNFNQPDKTNLEFYEKFVFNTEIPELKTEETLKEFLEKTYKKIPVMNPENTPDKEKIGFVPHAVFYLYVNGYIGKTFDENDVYNAYQEHKDEIKYIYNIVLNGIRKEDILEDKERLKSWLYDHAYGNCKNGRIFFTENNGKYSIIEDFILENRYFIDLSCRKCGSRNLKQEDDVLDTWFSSALWPFGTLGWPEDTPDLEKFYPTSLLVTGFDIIFFWVARMIMMGMHFMKEKPFSDVYIHALVRDEKGEKMSKTKGNVIDPLDMVEKYGADSLRFTLAALAAQGRDIRLSEKRIEGYKHFANKIWNASKYVLTNMENNKNLVYQDIKSLKLSYEDKWILSLLQETIEKAQKYINEYRYNDYANLLYDFFWHEYCDWYLEFSKERVYKGSDEEKSAALSTLVYVLDKSMKMLHPIMPFITEEIWQQLPFKEAEYLPVAPYPEVNEELKFEEEKQLIEYLKEMIVSIRNVRADFGIEPSRRLDVYIKPKTEEFEKLISSMEPALKLLAKIENLQVSTDIQRPANTVVAVSKIGEAYIDIAGTIDVEKEIKRQEKILQDIQKSITISEKKLSNENFLKKAPQHVVEKEKQLYQELKEKAEKVQKIIESLKEVKTS; via the coding sequence ATGTCACTTGGTGAGTATAATCCAACAGAAATAGAAGAAAAATGGTATGGAGAATGGCTCAAATCAGCTCTGTTCACACCTGATATAGAAAGTGATAAAGAGCCCTTTGTAGTGGTGATGCCTCCTCCAAACGTTACAGGTTCGCTTCATATTGGACATGCATTAAATATGACCCTTCAGGATATATCAGTCCGATACAAAAGGATGAAAGGGTATAATACCCTCTGGCTTCCTGGATTTGACCATGCAGGAATAGCAACCCAGTGGGTAGTAACAAGACAACTTGAAGAAAAAGGAATAAATAAATTTGATTTAGGAAGGGAAAAATTCATAGAAAAGGTATGGGAATGGGTTCCTGTTGCAAGGGACACCATTAAAAAACAGATAGAAAAAATCGGTGCCTCATGTGACTGGACAAGACAGAGATTTACCCTTGATGAAGGTTTTGCAAGGGCAGTTAGAGAAGCTTTTTCCAAATTATACAGTGAAGGCCTTATATTCAAAGCACCTTACATTGTAAACTGGGACCCAAAGGACAGAACAGCAATCTCCGACCTTGAAGTTGAGTATAAAGAAGAAAAAGGAAATCTCTGGTATATAAAATATCCTGTTGTTGATGAGAACGGACAGGAAACTGGAGAGTATATTGTTGTTGCAACCACAAGACCTGAAACAATGCTTGGTGATACTGCAGTGGCAGTTCATCCTGAAGATGAGAGATATAAACATCTGATAGGCAAAAAAGTTAAACTCCCCCTTGCACCTGAAAAAAGAACAACATGGGACGGTAACGAAGTTTCAAATCTTATTCCTATAATAGCAGATGACTATGTAGACCCTGAATACGGAACAGGTGCCGTAAAAATAACTCCAGCCCATGACCCTAACGACTTTGAGGTTGGTCAGAGACATAATCTACCTATGGTTATTGTTATGGACGAAGCTGCCGTAATGAATGAAAATGCAGGTAAATATAAAGGTCTTGATAGATACGAAGCAAGAAAACAAATAGTCAAAGACCTTGAAAATTTAGGATTACTGGAAAAAGTAGAGGATATTATCCATAATGTCGGGCATTCCCAGCGTTCAGGTGCAGTGGTTGAACCGTATCTTTCTGTCCAGTGGTTTGTAAACACAAGAGAACTTGCCAAAGCAGCCATAAAAGTTGTTGAGGAAGGAGATATCAAATTTATCCCAGAAAACTGGACAAAGACATACCTTAACTGGATGTATGAAATTAGGGACTGGTGTATATCCAGACAGATATGGTGGGGACACAGAATTCCTGTCTGGTATTGTCAGGAATGTGGAGAAGTAAATGTTTTCTCAGATGAAATATTTGTTTCTATTCCAGAAAAAGTAATCTTTAATATGTATGGAGACACAAGAATAAGCCAGATATTCTCATTTGAAGAGGTTAAAAACTATCTATACGGCAAAAACTTCAACCAGCCTGACAAAACAAACTTAGAGTTTTATGAAAAATTTGTATTCAACACAGAAATACCTGAGCTTAAAACAGAGGAAACACTTAAAGAATTCCTTGAAAAAACATACAAAAAAATCCCTGTTATGAACCCTGAGAATACCCCAGATAAAGAGAAAATAGGTTTTGTTCCCCATGCAGTCTTTTACTTATACGTAAATGGATATATTGGAAAAACCTTTGATGAGAATGATGTATACAACGCTTATCAGGAACATAAAGATGAGATTAAATACATTTACAACATAGTTTTAAATGGAATTAGAAAAGAGGATATTCTGGAAGACAAGGAAAGATTAAAAAGCTGGCTTTACGACCATGCTTACGGAAACTGTAAAAACGGAAGAATTTTCTTCACAGAAAATAACGGTAAATACAGCATAATAGAGGATTTTATTCTTGAAAATAGATACTTCATTGACCTTTCCTGCCGTAAATGTGGAAGCAGAAATCTTAAACAGGAAGATGATGTCCTTGATACATGGTTCTCATCTGCATTATGGCCTTTTGGAACATTAGGCTGGCCTGAAGATACACCAGACCTTGAGAAATTCTATCCAACATCATTACTGGTAACCGGCTTTGATATTATCTTTTTCTGGGTTGCCAGAATGATAATGATGGGAATGCATTTTATGAAAGAAAAACCTTTCTCCGATGTGTATATCCATGCCCTTGTTAGAGATGAAAAAGGAGAAAAAATGTCCAAAACCAAGGGCAATGTTATAGACCCACTGGATATGGTTGAAAAATACGGGGCAGATTCTCTGAGATTTACACTGGCAGCACTGGCAGCACAGGGTAGAGACATAAGACTTTCAGAAAAAAGAATTGAAGGCTACAAACATTTTGCCAACAAGATATGGAATGCCTCAAAGTATGTCCTTACAAATATGGAAAACAACAAAAATCTTGTGTATCAGGATATAAAATCCCTCAAGCTCTCTTATGAAGACAAATGGATACTTTCTTTACTACAGGAAACAATAGAAAAAGCCCAGAAATATATAAATGAATACAGATACAACGATTATGCAAATCTGCTTTATGACTTTTTCTGGCATGAATACTGCGACTGGTATCTGGAGTTTTCTAAGGAAAGGGTTTATAAAGGTTCAGATGAGGAAAAATCAGCGGCATTATCAACGCTTGTTTATGTTCTGGATAAATCAATGAAAATGCTCCATCCGATAATGCCATTTATTACAGAAGAAATATGGCAACAACTGCCGTTCAAAGAAGCAGAATATCTGCCGGTGGCACCATATCCAGAAGTGAATGAAGAACTTAAGTTTGAAGAAGAAAAGCAACTTATTGAATACCTCAAGGAAATGATTGTTTCTATCAGGAATGTAAGAGCAGATTTTGGAATTGAGCCGTCCAGAAGACTTGATGTTTATATAAAACCAAAAACAGAAGAGTTTGAAAAATTAATCTCTTCCATGGAACCGGCATTAAAACTTCTTGCCAAAATAGAAAACCTTCAGGTATCAACGGATATTCAGCGTCCGGCAAATACTGTAGTGGCTGTATCAAAAATAGGAGAAGCATATATAGATATTGCCGGCACAATAGATGTGGAAAAAGAGATAAAAAGACAGGAAAAAATATTACAGGATATACAAAAATCCATAACAATTTCAGAAAAAAAACTTTCCAACGAAAACTTCCTGAAAAAAGCACCACAACATGTTGTTGAGAAAGAAAAACAGCTTTATCAGGAACTCAAGGAAAAAGCAGAAAAAGTCCAGAAAATCATTGAAAGTTTAAAAGAGGTTAAAACCTCTTGA
- the prmC gene encoding peptide chain release factor N(5)-glutamine methyltransferase, with protein sequence MKIKEAIEQGVKRLKEAGIKTPITDTHLILSKVLNIPRWKLITEKDKHLSTEEKRQFFSLIEKRAERYPLGYILGEKEFFNIKLKIEEGVLIPRPETELLVEEVLKRIPENKKIIGLEIGIGSGAISIALLKNRPNLIMYGVDISEKALQLSALNAKINNVLDRFIIIKSNLFENIPDIKFDFIVSNPPYIAQEEYETLEEEVKKEPIEALIAGKEGTEFYERIINQGIDYLKEKGFFAFEIGYRQGEYVKNLLEKKGFKVSIIKDYQGHDRVVIGER encoded by the coding sequence ATGAAAATTAAAGAGGCCATTGAGCAAGGGGTAAAAAGACTTAAAGAGGCTGGTATAAAAACGCCAATAACAGACACCCATCTAATTCTGTCAAAAGTTTTAAACATACCCCGCTGGAAATTAATCACAGAAAAAGATAAACACCTATCAACTGAGGAAAAAAGGCAATTCTTTTCCCTAATAGAAAAAAGAGCAGAAAGATATCCCCTTGGATATATTTTAGGGGAAAAGGAATTTTTTAACATAAAGCTAAAAATAGAAGAAGGAGTTTTAATCCCAAGGCCAGAAACAGAGCTTCTTGTTGAAGAAGTTCTAAAAAGAATTCCAGAAAATAAAAAAATAATCGGTCTTGAGATAGGAATAGGCTCAGGTGCAATATCAATAGCACTGCTAAAAAACAGACCCAACTTAATCATGTATGGTGTTGATATATCAGAAAAAGCCCTGCAGCTTTCAGCCTTAAATGCTAAAATAAATAATGTTCTTGACAGGTTTATAATTATAAAAAGCAATCTGTTTGAGAACATTCCGGATATAAAGTTTGACTTTATAGTTTCAAATCCACCTTATATAGCCCAGGAAGAATACGAAACCCTTGAAGAAGAAGTAAAAAAAGAGCCGATAGAAGCTCTGATTGCAGGTAAAGAAGGGACAGAATTTTACGAAAGGATTATAAATCAAGGTATTGACTACCTGAAAGAAAAAGGCTTTTTTGCCTTTGAGATTGGCTACAGACAGGGGGAATACGTAAAAAATCTTCTTGAGAAAAAGGGGTTTAAAGTATCCATAATAAAAGATTATCAGGGACATGATAGAGTAGTAATAGGAGAAAGATAA
- the ppa gene encoding inorganic diphosphatase: MDLSKIPAGKNPPEDIYVVIEIPQGSSIKYEVDKESGAVFVDRFLYTAMYYPFNYGFIPNTLAEDGDPTDVLVISSQPVAPGSVIRSRPIGMLEMEDEEGIDTKIIAVPVSKLDKTFDDIKEVNDLPQATLDKIKHFFEHYKELEPGKWVKVKSFKDAKTAMEDIQKSIERLKKS, from the coding sequence ATGGATTTATCAAAAATACCTGCAGGAAAAAATCCTCCAGAAGATATCTATGTAGTTATAGAAATCCCACAGGGAAGCAGTATCAAATATGAAGTAGATAAAGAAAGCGGTGCTGTTTTTGTTGATAGGTTCCTCTATACGGCAATGTATTATCCATTTAACTATGGATTTATCCCAAACACACTGGCAGAAGACGGAGACCCAACAGACGTTCTGGTAATCTCATCTCAACCAGTTGCTCCAGGAAGTGTTATCAGAAGCAGACCTATAGGAATGCTTGAAATGGAAGATGAAGAAGGAATAGACACAAAAATCATAGCAGTTCCAGTTTCAAAACTGGATAAAACATTTGATGACATAAAAGAAGTTAATGATTTACCACAGGCTACCCTTGATAAAATTAAACATTTCTTTGAACACTACAAAGAACTTGAACCAGGAAAATGGGTTAAAGTAAAGTCTTTCAAAGATGCCAAAACGGCAATGGAAGACATCCAAAAATCTATAGAAAGGCTAAAAAAGTCTTGA
- the murA gene encoding UDP-N-acetylglucosamine 1-carboxyvinyltransferase: protein MEYLEIEGQKDLRGVVEISGAKNAALPCMAATILSDEPVILENVPDLLDISTMKELLEYIGIQVEEIQPHRFIFSHGKMPSFEAPYELVSKMRASILVLGAMLARYKAAKVALPGGCSIGTRPVDLHLKALEKMGAKIKVEHGYIYAEAPYGLKGAEINFEKITVTGTENILMAAALAEGETIIKNAAKEPEVVDLAVMLKKMGARIEGEGTDTIYVKGVKKLSGTTHSIIPDRIEAGTFAVLSALFDGQIIIDKYPEEYLKFVHQILKQIGITPVKIGEAQFIFKPENSLRPVNIETKEYPYFPTDLQAQFMTLLSVVKGTSTVTENIFENRFMHVPELKRLGADIEIKEKTAIINGVEKLSGAEVKATDLRASAAMVIAGLIAEGTTRIYDIYHLDRGYENIDYKLSKLGARVSRGIQEL, encoded by the coding sequence ATTGAGTATTTAGAGATAGAAGGACAGAAAGACCTGAGGGGAGTTGTTGAAATATCAGGTGCAAAAAATGCTGCTTTGCCCTGCATGGCAGCAACTATTTTATCTGATGAACCTGTTATACTTGAAAATGTCCCTGACCTGCTTGATATCTCCACAATGAAAGAACTCCTTGAATATATAGGAATTCAGGTTGAAGAAATTCAACCCCATAGATTTATATTCTCCCATGGCAAAATGCCTTCCTTTGAGGCACCTTATGAGCTTGTTAGCAAAATGAGAGCCTCAATTCTTGTTTTAGGGGCTATGCTTGCCAGATACAAAGCTGCAAAAGTAGCCCTTCCCGGAGGTTGTTCAATAGGCACAAGACCTGTAGACCTTCATCTGAAAGCCCTTGAAAAAATGGGTGCAAAAATTAAAGTAGAGCATGGATATATATACGCAGAAGCCCCATACGGTTTAAAAGGAGCAGAAATAAACTTTGAAAAAATCACAGTTACAGGAACAGAAAATATCCTGATGGCAGCTGCTCTGGCAGAAGGAGAAACAATTATAAAAAACGCAGCAAAAGAACCGGAAGTGGTTGACCTTGCAGTAATGCTGAAAAAAATGGGTGCCAGAATAGAAGGAGAGGGAACAGACACCATTTATGTAAAAGGTGTAAAAAAACTTTCAGGAACTACACACAGCATAATTCCAGACAGAATTGAAGCAGGAACATTTGCAGTTCTATCTGCCTTATTTGATGGTCAAATTATAATTGATAAATACCCTGAAGAATATCTAAAATTTGTTCACCAGATACTAAAACAGATAGGAATAACCCCTGTAAAAATTGGGGAAGCTCAGTTTATATTCAAACCAGAAAATAGCCTCAGACCTGTAAATATAGAAACAAAAGAATACCCATACTTCCCAACAGACCTGCAGGCACAATTTATGACCCTTTTATCTGTTGTAAAAGGAACTTCCACCGTAACAGAGAATATATTTGAAAACAGATTTATGCATGTGCCGGAGCTTAAAAGATTAGGGGCAGATATAGAAATCAAAGAAAAAACTGCCATTATAAACGGCGTTGAAAAACTATCAGGGGCAGAGGTAAAAGCAACAGACCTTAGAGCAAGTGCTGCAATGGTAATAGCCGGTCTGATAGCAGAAGGAACAACAAGGATATACGATATATACCACTTAGACAGGGGATATGAAAATATAGATTACAAACTCAGTAAATTAGGTGCCAGAGTTTCACGGGGAATTCAGGAATTATAA